The Wolbachia endosymbiont of Ctenocephalides felis wCfeT genomic interval AAAGTAAGTTTTTCCTCCTAGTGAGCTTCCATTGTTTTTGCTTTCTCTTGGCCCAATACCAGAAAGATCAAACCCTCTAATTTCATTGCCACCTTTAAAAAAGTGCTGTCCGATGTTAAGGTTATCATCTGTATATGAAAAAATATGTCCTGCTGCTAACTTAAATTTTAGTATGATATCATCGTCAATTTTGCTGAATATAGGATGCATATAGAAAGACAAAAGTTCAGATTTTAGAAAATGTACGTTTCCTCCAAGCCCTGAAACATCCTGACTGAGGCGTAGTAGATATCCTTCTCTTGGAGAGTATAGATTATCCAGCATGTTATATACTAATGTATATCCCACCGATGAAATCTGGTATTCACCTTCCCTACCACTTATTATCTCTGACATACTATCTTTTTTATCCTCATCCACGTGTATATGATTGAACTTGTAAGAGTAACGAATAAAGTTAGTTAAATTTTCTATGATCTTATATGATAATTTTACTGAGCCTCCCCAATCGCAAGTATCAAAAGTAGTATTTGGTTTATCTTGTGTTTCATAAAATAGGCCAACACCTAATGATGTATCAGAATCATTAAAATTATTCTCAACAAAATCTAAATCAGTAGAAAATACATGCTTGCTTTTCTCAAGAGCGAAAGAAAGTTCTTTTCCGCTACCAAATAAGTTATGTTCTTTTACACCAGTTTTAATAAATGCTCCATCAAAAAAAGACGGACCTCCAGTCAATGACATCCCTGTAGAGAATGACATTGAGCCAGTTCTTTTTTCCTTCACATTTAAATCGACATTAACTAAATTGCCGTTAACTGTGTAACTATTGACTTTAACTGTTTCAAAAAAATCACTACCGATTAGTTTTTTACGTGACTTTTGAATCTCAGATATATTATACGCATCACCCTCTGCTATGCTTAATTTGCTTCTAATTACATAGTCAAGAGTACGATCATTACCATCGATTGTAATTTGATTTATGTAAATCTTTTTACCAGGAAGCACTTTGTAAGTTATATCTACAATATTGTCATGCTGTTTATATTCTGGATTAACCTGCGCAAATATATACCCTTTGTCATTCAAATATTTGGTGATTTTTTCTATTGTATTGCCAATTCTCACTCTATCAAAAACTTTATTATTTTCTTCAGTAAGAAATTCCGATATTTCTTCTTTCAGGCTCGCGTCTTGAATTTCAGCTTCAATATTAATTTCATTATTGCCAAATAAATATTGCTTCCCTTCATCAATCAAAAAAGTAAGTACTATTTGATTATTCTGATCAATCTCAACAATTGGTTGAATATTATTTTGAATGTATCCACGAGATGAGTAAAACCGATCAAGTAGCTCTGTATTGATTAACAATTGCTGAGGTGAATAATGACTGCCTTTTGTAAAAATGGCCCTAAACAACTTACTAAATATATCATTGCTCTGTCTTTTAACAACTTTCTCCAATTCATCTTCGGAGAAGTTCTTATTGCCTATAAATCTTATATTTCTCACTCTAGAAGTTTTACCCTCTTTAATTTGAAAAATTAGATTAACTCTATTACTATCAAGTTTACTAAGCTCATACGAAATTTTTACGCTAACCTTGCCGTTATTTCTGTAAGTAGTGACTAAATCTATTAGATCACTCTGCAATTTTGTTTCAGTAAAAATAGTGAGAGGTTTTGACTGAATTACATTATTCAATAATTCTTTGCTACTAAACAGCTGATTACCTTTTAATATTACTTGATTAATTAGTGGATTTTCTTGAATTTTTATCACTAAACTTTTTTCATTATCTACATAAGCTTTGACGCTAGTAAATAACTTCGTTTTGTCGAGATTTTTTACAATTGAATCTAAATCATCATCATCTACATAATTACCAGGCTCCAATTTTATATAAAAGCCTATAGTCTGATTACTAACCCGCTCATTACCAACGAACTTTATATCTTTTATTTGTACTTTACCTTCTGATGCAAAAAGCAACACAGGGAAAATCATTATTAATATGTAAAATAGCTTTCTCATTTAAAAAAGATTCCTAATATCATTTGAAACTGCAACTGCCATTAGTAAAAACAAAACAGCAGCACCGAAAGTAGCTGCATACTTTTGTTCTTTCAAACTTAAATCTCTACGTATAATTGTTTCTATAAGATAACAAAATAAATGCCCTCCGTCCAGTAATGGAATTGGTAATAAATTAACTGCAGCTAAATTAGCTGAAATAACTGCCATAAAATACAGCACCATTATAAGCCCCTTTTTAGTTGATTGGCCTGAATATTTAGCAATTTTTATTGGTCCGCCTATTTCATTTGAACTTCTTGTACCAGCAATAATTTGAAATATAGCTTTTACTGTTAAACATATAGTGTGATAAGTTTCACTTACCGCTAAGTTCACTGAACCAAGTAAGGACGATTGTCTTGCTCCCATCTTTGCAGTAATCCCTATGGTTTCTCTCTCTATTACATTGCCAAAAACATCTCTATCCTCAATTGTTATTGGGGTTAGGCTGATTATGTGTTTTTTATTATCTCTTTCGTATTCAATTTTCATTTTCGTCTTAGGATTTGACATAACCACACGCGAAATATCCTCGAAATGCTTTATTTTGTGTTCATTAATACGAGTAATAATATCACCTGGTAGTAAACCAGCTTGCTCGGCTGCACTACCTTTTACTACACTCTCTATTACCGATGGAGTGCGATAGTAACCTACTGCACTAAAGAATATAGTTAGAGCTATAATAGAAAATATTATATTTGCAAAAGGACCTGCAAAAACTACTGCTGCCTTTTTATATCGTAGCTTCGTATGGAATGAATATAGTTTTTCCTCCTCAGTCAGCTCCTGCTGATCACCTGGAACGCTTGCTGCATTGCCATCTCCCAGCATCTTGACATAACCACCCATTGGAATAATACTAAACTTCCATCTAGTACCGTGTTTATCACTAAAACCAAAGATTTCTCTACCAAAACCTATGGAAAAAGACTCGACTTTGACTTTACAAGCTCTTGCAATGATGTAATGCCCATACTCATGCACAAACACTATGACAGAAATTATCAAGGAAAAAGATAAAAGGTTATACATCCCGTCACTAAAGTGACCAATAAGATTAGAAATCAATTCCACCTGTACTTTAACTAAACGTTAAGTATATTAGCGCGTGTCTTGCTTGACAAGCATTTAATTTAACCGATAAACTAAAAGCCTATGACGGACACTGCGCTACTTAGAAGAAAATTGATGTATAGAAGCTGGCACAGGGGTTGCAAAGAAACTGACATTCTTTTAGGGCGTTTTGCACTGAAATACCTTGATAAATTTTCCATTGCTGAGCTGATTGAATATGAAAAAATAGTTGATCTTGATGATTATGAACTATATTGCTATATCACTTGCAAAAAAAAACTTCCTTCTCACATAAACAACAATATTATGAAATTAATCACTTGCCTTGGCTGAAGTGCAGCGTCAAACTTACACAGGCCAGCATTTTACTTGGTTCTACTGCATTATGCATTAAAAAAATTCACAACCATCTGCAAAGACATAAATTTTTCCATCAAAATTATACATTGCATCTTTACAAGTCTGGCAATCTGCTCCTTTATCTCTACAATCGGTTATTATTCTCTTCTCATCACCGTTTTTATCTAAATAATTTTTACATTCAGAAAACTTGACATCGGATACCTTACCATCCCTTCTAACAACCATATCATTATTGTCTACAATCATGAGCGAATCTTTTTGAGATATTGTAACCACCGGTTTGCACCTATCAAACGCAAGATTAGCTGCCACTTTTGCAATTTGTATGTGAGTGTCTTTATTGAAAATTTTATTACGACATTCAGCTTGATCAGGGGTGCTATCTTTCCATATTCTGTAAAACTCAGTACCATAAGCATAACTTCTTGAAGCATTTACGCAATTTTTATCAAGATTCCCTACCCCAGTCGGCTTTATTGCATCGCTCTTTGGATAGGAGGCAATGCATAATAAATTCATGAAGCTATCTCAAATTTAGCCATGCCTATTTCAGTAAATTTGTTCAGCAAATAACACTTGAGTAGCATTTCTTTCTCACGGTTAATCTCAGATTTGTTCCTAAAACTAAACCCAAATGTTTGCTTCAGTCGCGAGAAAAAACTTTCTATATAAGATCTCTTCCCATAATTTATCTCTTTTTTCCACTTCTTCATACCATCTTCACCATATGACTTTATGAGCTTGATTGTAGAATTTCTCTCAGCCATATAATCCAGCTTTGGATGCTCCACTGCATTGTTTTGCAGAGGAATTTTTGTCTTTATGCCAAGCTCATTGCACAATTTGTATAACTTCTTTCGATTATATGCTCTGTCTGCATATAGTGTGCTTATATTGTATTTAGCATTAGCCCTTGCAATAAGATCACAGGCTCCATAGTGGTCAGAATAAACTCCACTACTGTATTTTGCAGCTATGACTTTTTTGCTACCTATCTCCAGCATTACATGCAATTTTCTTGTTT includes:
- the bamA gene encoding outer membrane protein assembly factor BamA, which encodes MRKLFYILIMIFPVLLFASEGKVQIKDIKFVGNERVSNQTIGFYIKLEPGNYVDDDDLDSIVKNLDKTKLFTSVKAYVDNEKSLVIKIQENPLINQVILKGNQLFSSKELLNNVIQSKPLTIFTETKLQSDLIDLVTTYRNNGKVSVKISYELSKLDSNRVNLIFQIKEGKTSRVRNIRFIGNKNFSEDELEKVVKRQSNDIFSKLFRAIFTKGSHYSPQQLLINTELLDRFYSSRGYIQNNIQPIVEIDQNNQIVLTFLIDEGKQYLFGNNEINIEAEIQDASLKEEISEFLTEENNKVFDRVRIGNTIEKITKYLNDKGYIFAQVNPEYKQHDNIVDITYKVLPGKKIYINQITIDGNDRTLDYVIRSKLSIAEGDAYNISEIQKSRKKLIGSDFFETVKVNSYTVNGNLVNVDLNVKEKRTGSMSFSTGMSLTGGPSFFDGAFIKTGVKEHNLFGSGKELSFALEKSKHVFSTDLDFVENNFNDSDTSLGVGLFYETQDKPNTTFDTCDWGGSVKLSYKIIENLTNFIRYSYKFNHIHVDEDKKDSMSEIISGREGEYQISSVGYTLVYNMLDNLYSPREGYLLRLSQDVSGLGGNVHFLKSELLSFYMHPIFSKIDDDIILKFKLAAGHIFSYTDDNLNIGQHFFKGGNEIRGFDLSGIGPRESKNNGSSLGGKTYFTLTQQLDFPLPKLYDYAGIKGSLFVDYATLFGLDDKEGKYKGQYYDSKLIRVSSGFGFSMPSPFGGRLRLDFGFPLVKESFDKVQPGEGFLSHVRFSIEAGI
- the rseP gene encoding RIP metalloprotease RseP encodes the protein MELISNLIGHFSDGMYNLLSFSLIISVIVFVHEYGHYIIARACKVKVESFSIGFGREIFGFSDKHGTRWKFSIIPMGGYVKMLGDGNAASVPGDQQELTEEEKLYSFHTKLRYKKAAVVFAGPFANIIFSIIALTIFFSAVGYYRTPSVIESVVKGSAAEQAGLLPGDIITRINEHKIKHFEDISRVVMSNPKTKMKIEYERDNKKHIISLTPITIEDRDVFGNVIERETIGITAKMGARQSSLLGSVNLAVSETYHTICLTVKAIFQIIAGTRSSNEIGGPIKIAKYSGQSTKKGLIMVLYFMAVISANLAAVNLLPIPLLDGGHLFCYLIETIIRRDLSLKEQKYAATFGAAVLFLLMAVAVSNDIRNLF
- a CDS encoding succinate dehydrogenase assembly factor 2; amino-acid sequence: MTDTALLRRKLMYRSWHRGCKETDILLGRFALKYLDKFSIAELIEYEKIVDLDDYELYCYITCKKKLPSHINNNIMKLITCLG